One stretch of Pyrenophora tritici-repentis strain M4 chromosome 4, whole genome shotgun sequence DNA includes these proteins:
- a CDS encoding CypX, Cytochrome P450 — protein sequence MGDAINATNTNQTTLPYGDRWRKHRKLMHMAVGSQAVRKYRTFQAHESAILVRDLLLEPHDFELSIERYSVSVTSIVGWGRRVDRKNDYVAQQALKLMEAVNFVVPGIYLMEAVPGLIRLPAWLYALPSQMQLGASILSRYFYLLTQESAEAAEDNFGKHVMASQQASHMTDIEVAGLMANLIGGGVDTTSSTMISCILAMAYFPEVQEKVHAEFDAVVGNDRSPNWDDIDSNALPYLTAVVKETLRWRTVTVLAGIPHANTVGFDYKGYHFPAGTNFTGNMWAIHRHPRDFPDPDRFIPERFFDGKDSAKQPYPNKYGMNPFGWGRRQCSGQPLAEQGLFYSLARMIWAFNILPGLDQNQNEVKLDIFAYTNSENMRPEPFQVQFIPRSDAIKKLLLDEAAEAREALRTYDGETRVTMENAVNNPAKL from the exons ATGGGCGATGCAATCAACGCTACAAACACGAATCAAACTACATTGCCATACGGCGACCGATGGAGGAAACACCGAAAGCTTATG CACATGGCCGTTGGCTCCCAAGCCGTACGAAAATATCGTACATTCCAGGCTCACGAGTCAGCGATTCTGGTCCGTGACTTGCTTCTAGAGCCGCATGATTTTGAGCTCTCTATCGAGCGATATTCTGTGTCCGTTACCTCCATCGTAGGCTGGGGTCGGCGTGTTGATCGCAAGAACGACTACGTTGCCCAACAAGCCCTTAAACTGATGGAAGCCGTTAATTTTGTCGTCCCTGGTATCTATCTCATGGAAGCCGTTCCAGGTTTGATACGATTGCCTGCTTGGCTATACGCGTTGCCAAGCCAGATGCAATTAGGTGCCAGTATACTGTCGCGCTACTTCTACCTACTCACACAGGAAAGTGCGGAAGCGGCCGAAGATAACTTCGGGAAACACGTCATGGCTTCTCAGCAAGCTAGCCACATGACAGATATCGAGGTTGCAGGCCTGATGGCTAATCTGATTGGGGGTGGAGTAGACACGACCAGCAGCACCATGATATCGTGCATTCTCGCAATGGCATACTTTCCTGAAGTACAAGAAAAAGTCCACGCTGAGTTTGATGCAGTCGTTGGAAATGATCGCTCTCCGAACTGGGATGACATCGACTCGAATGCGCTGCCATACTTGACTGCAGTC GTCAAAGAAACGCTTAGATGGAGGACTGTGACTGTACTAGCAGGCATTCCTCATGCTAATACCGTAGGTTTCGATTACAAGGGCTACCACTTCCCAGCTGGTACCAACTTTACGGGCAACATGTGGGCCATCCATAGACATCCGCGCGACTTTCCAGATCCGGACAGATTTATACCCGAGAGATTTTTTGATGGCAAAGATAGCGCGAAACAACCTTACCCGAACAAGTATGGCATGAATCCTTTCGGTTGGGGACGTAGGCAGTGCAGCGGTCAGCCGCTTGCCGAACAAGGTCTTTTTTACTCTCTCGCGCGAATGATATGGGCTTTTAATATTTTGCCGGGCCTTGACCAGAAT CAAAATGAAGTCAAGTTGGACATATTTGCCTACACCAACAGCGAGAATATGCGGCCGGAGCCTTTCCAGGTGCAATTCATCCCACGCTCAGACGCGATCAAGAAGTTGCTCTTAGACGAGGCTGCAGAAGCACGTGAGGCGTTGAGGACCTACGATGGAGAAACTCGAGTAACAATGGAGAACGCTGTGAACAACCCTGCAAAGCTTTGA